The Scomber japonicus isolate fScoJap1 chromosome 9, fScoJap1.pri, whole genome shotgun sequence genome includes a region encoding these proteins:
- the dgcr6 gene encoding protein DGCR6 codes for MDGYPGVIGGDSTKQQERHYYLLSELQTLVKDLPSSFQQRLSYNTLSDLALALIDGTVYEIVQGLLDIQHLTEKNLYNQRQKLHCEHQALKQDLARKHKEALQSCKSHNLALLKSNQQAEQEALEIRVREEQRMMDKKIVAEIDQKVIDQQNTLEKAGVPGFYITTNPQELTMQMNLLELVLKLQQKESQSGIL; via the exons ATGGATGGTTATCCCGGAGTAATTGGTGGTGATTCTACCAAACAACAAGAGAGACATTACTACCTGTTATCAGAACTGCAAACCTTAGTCAAAGATTTACCAAG CTCCTTCCAGCAGCGCCTGTCCTACAACACACTGAGTGACCTAGCTCTGGCACTCATCGATGGGACAGTGTATGAGATAGTGCAGGGGCTCCTGGATATTCAGCACCTGACAGAGAAAAATCTGTACAACCAGAGGCAAAAGCTGCACTGTGAACACCAAG cACTGAAGCAGGATCTTGCACGGAAGCACAAAGAAGCTCTACAGTCATGCAAGTCTCACAACCTTGCGCTCCTCAAATCAAATCAACAAGCTGAGCAAGAG GCTCTGGAAATCCGTGTACGAGAGGAGCAGAGAATGATGGATAAGAAGATTGTAGCGGAAATTGATCAAAAAGTGATAGACCAGCAGAACACCCTGGAGAAGGCTGGAGTCCCTGGGTTTTACATCACCACTAATCCTCAG GAGCTGACGATGCAGATGAATCTACTTGAATTGGTGCTCAAGCTTCAACAGAAGGAGTCACAGTCTGGTATCCTATGA